The proteins below are encoded in one region of Sphingobacterium sp. R2:
- a CDS encoding TlpA family protein disulfide reductase: protein MGFGDFIGRLDLNDPAILSQNEFSTFINRFEYSTLFSRDALNGQRQKDFYFVLDSANRKTNPTIANTLVSEVAKLRTLKSALNGAADAAAIAKTTDQLRAILTNEDLKGEALRLADREWKSRNGYVLPQTDAASVFKKMTDKYRGKVVVVDFWAQWCGPCRSGIESTQGKRLKLKDNPNVAFVFITDSEGTPDMEFYKDYVVKNSMFESYRVSADEYRALRELFKFNGIPRYVLMDPDGRIRNDNFQMHNLTTELPKNYPQLFTYQQMQGIE from the coding sequence ATGGGATTCGGTGATTTTATAGGGCGCTTAGACCTTAATGATCCGGCTATTTTGTCACAAAATGAATTTTCTACCTTTATCAACCGATTCGAGTATTCGACTTTATTTAGCCGTGATGCCTTAAATGGTCAGCGCCAAAAGGACTTCTATTTTGTATTGGATTCGGCAAATCGAAAAACTAACCCTACTATAGCCAATACGTTGGTCTCAGAAGTTGCAAAACTACGTACATTAAAATCTGCATTAAATGGTGCTGCCGATGCCGCCGCGATAGCAAAGACTACTGATCAGTTGCGGGCCATATTGACGAACGAGGATTTAAAGGGTGAAGCGCTCAGACTGGCAGACCGTGAATGGAAGTCCAGAAACGGCTATGTACTACCCCAAACCGATGCCGCCTCTGTTTTTAAAAAAATGACAGATAAGTATCGTGGTAAAGTCGTTGTTGTGGACTTTTGGGCACAGTGGTGCGGTCCCTGCCGATCGGGTATCGAATCAACGCAGGGGAAACGCCTAAAACTCAAAGATAATCCGAATGTGGCGTTTGTTTTTATAACAGATAGTGAAGGGACACCAGATATGGAGTTTTATAAGGACTATGTTGTTAAAAATAGCATGTTTGAATCGTATCGGGTTTCTGCCGATGAATATAGGGCATTACGCGAATTATTTAAATTTAACGGAATTCCGCGCTACGTACTCATGGATCCGGATGGCAGAATTAGAAATGATAATTTTCAAATGCATAACCTGACAACTGAACTTCCAAAAAATTATCCACAGCTGTTTACGTATCAACAGATGCAAGGAATTGAATAA
- a CDS encoding TlpA family protein disulfide reductase, giving the protein MKNRTCLKILLCSLICAITIHVNAQNKLEKNGESFGESYLKLEIRGNTSKEPRFFKLTLTSNLTSYYDINIPILGNADTLLKIPSFKLTSAILKIDSIERYIFLLPHDSTQVIFNFKPSAPPDIQYKGPYKTIFRETKVIQNLFRSIFNDNHTSDKYVFEPNTYRDNALSSMREKIDKINNAPLAEDSKKSLQRTYATVYARMFLLDPNNGMYLDNVNAGMDKEKAKIKNKINLDYYTFLRDLDLNNKDYLLSNYYNELTKSLLADSVLNLPTTDHILLQDWMNRTVAILNPLLGYSRGYFYDIMLANAYLDQIARNKYLSDEQTKDIIGYFKDKSFSDYILYQNNINTLRIAQDTGRVYDWSRLDKGDLLSEIIKKYPAKSIVIDFWATWCGPCISAMDKIKPVKEKYKDVVFVYIADVSSPRTLWNNQVKSIAGYHYYLSSAQMERLQKQMNFSSIPTYLIYNKHGKLEDQLTGFPGVQKFEEILRNLHN; this is encoded by the coding sequence ATGAAAAATAGAACTTGTCTTAAAATACTTTTATGTTCCTTAATTTGCGCCATTACGATTCATGTAAATGCACAAAATAAGTTGGAAAAAAATGGGGAGAGTTTCGGAGAGTCGTATCTTAAACTTGAAATAAGAGGAAACACGAGTAAAGAGCCACGATTTTTCAAATTAACGTTGACTAGTAATTTGACCAGCTATTATGATATCAATATTCCTATTTTGGGAAATGCTGATACGCTCTTAAAAATTCCATCATTTAAGCTGACATCAGCGATTTTGAAAATAGATAGTATCGAGCGATACATATTTCTTCTTCCACATGATTCTACCCAAGTAATTTTTAATTTCAAACCTAGCGCCCCACCTGATATTCAGTATAAGGGCCCCTACAAGACGATATTTCGGGAAACAAAAGTTATACAAAATCTATTTAGAAGCATATTCAACGATAATCATACTTCAGATAAATATGTATTTGAACCTAACACCTATCGCGATAATGCATTGTCTTCAATGAGAGAAAAGATAGATAAGATTAACAATGCTCCTTTAGCTGAAGATTCAAAAAAAAGTTTGCAAAGAACATATGCTACCGTATACGCCCGAATGTTCTTATTGGATCCAAATAATGGGATGTATCTGGATAATGTGAATGCGGGTATGGATAAAGAAAAAGCCAAAATTAAAAATAAAATTAATTTAGACTACTACACCTTCTTGAGGGACCTCGACCTCAATAATAAAGACTACCTACTATCAAACTATTATAATGAATTAACCAAATCCCTTTTGGCTGATAGTGTGCTAAACTTGCCTACTACAGATCATATTTTATTACAAGATTGGATGAATAGGACTGTCGCTATACTAAATCCCTTATTAGGATACTCTCGAGGTTATTTCTATGATATTATGTTAGCAAATGCCTATTTGGATCAAATCGCCAGAAATAAATATCTTTCGGATGAACAAACTAAGGATATTATTGGATATTTTAAAGACAAATCGTTTTCTGATTATATTTTGTACCAAAATAATATCAACACGCTCCGGATTGCTCAGGATACAGGACGAGTTTATGACTGGTCTCGTCTCGACAAGGGGGATTTACTTTCCGAAATCATAAAAAAATATCCAGCTAAAAGTATAGTTATTGATTTTTGGGCCACCTGGTGCGGGCCTTGTATAAGTGCTATGGACAAAATTAAACCGGTAAAAGAAAAATATAAAGATGTCGTCTTTGTCTATATAGCAGACGTATCCTCTCCACGGACTTTGTGGAACAATCAAGTCAAAAGTATAGCAGGATATCATTATTATCTCTCATCAGCACAAATGGAACGACTACAAAAACAAATGAACTTTTCATCGATTCCAACTTATTTAATTTATAATAAGCATGGAAAATTGGAAGATCAGCTAACAGGCTTTCCTGGCGTGCAAAAATTCGAAGAAATTCTGAGAAATTTGCACAACTAA
- a CDS encoding SusD/RagB family nutrient-binding outer membrane lipoprotein, producing the protein MKTTIYIYIFSVLIGLSSCKNYLDINENPSNPQLVKAELLLAPIIYQMANGYANDQRQMNKFNQTILGASSDESSRIWERHGYPAQSDVGGVMWRMVYFDHGLNLQLMINDAIVNQKYEYAAIGYAVKAWGYQMLTDYHGPIILDEALRTQQLSFKYNDQPDVYAKVRLWCDSALYYLDQKSPVNYSANLNSKKGDNLFRGNMDRWRKFVYGLKALQYIHLVNKPDFKEKYADSIAYFVDRSFDSPADDAGVKFDGDKSETANVVSSRFGLYTTSYYNRAGKPIVRYLTGGLRGEPIENPKASTDPRLSRMLMINNPVDSIYIGGDPNVSNTTVPNILGDVTSGQGKFIFRDAADFPLMTYAQLQLVKAEALFIKGDQVKAYEAYIKGIYAHMNFVNKYINTTNEKSITQVEVDNYIKGGEVPLSATDLTLADIMGQKYIVQWGWGGLEQWCDLRKYHYSTEIFKQFIPLAGSQLTYNDYCYRVRPRYNSEYVWNASELERWGALEPEYVIKPTWFVTSTY; encoded by the coding sequence ATGAAAACAACGATTTACATATACATTTTTTCAGTCCTAATCGGATTGAGCAGCTGTAAGAACTACCTGGACATCAACGAGAATCCGTCCAACCCGCAGCTCGTCAAAGCCGAATTGCTTTTAGCGCCGATCATCTACCAAATGGCCAACGGCTATGCCAATGACCAGCGTCAGATGAACAAGTTCAATCAGACCATTTTGGGTGCCAGCAGCGACGAGTCATCCCGGATCTGGGAGCGTCATGGATATCCGGCCCAAAGTGATGTAGGTGGAGTGATGTGGCGCATGGTCTATTTTGATCACGGGCTCAACCTACAGTTGATGATCAATGATGCCATTGTCAATCAAAAATATGAATATGCCGCAATCGGTTATGCCGTAAAGGCCTGGGGCTATCAGATGCTGACTGATTATCACGGCCCGATTATTCTGGATGAGGCTTTACGGACGCAGCAGTTATCGTTCAAATACAATGACCAGCCCGATGTGTACGCTAAAGTACGTCTATGGTGCGACTCGGCATTATATTACCTCGATCAAAAAAGCCCCGTTAATTACAGTGCCAACCTAAATTCAAAAAAGGGTGACAATCTCTTTCGGGGCAATATGGACCGTTGGCGGAAATTTGTATACGGCCTGAAAGCACTGCAATATATCCACTTAGTCAATAAACCGGATTTCAAGGAAAAGTATGCTGATTCAATTGCCTATTTCGTGGACCGTTCCTTTGATTCACCTGCTGACGATGCGGGTGTAAAATTTGACGGAGACAAATCCGAGACAGCCAATGTGGTGAGTTCCAGGTTTGGCCTTTACACCACATCCTATTACAACCGTGCAGGCAAGCCGATCGTACGCTACCTTACTGGTGGATTGCGCGGTGAACCCATTGAGAACCCCAAGGCGTCGACTGATCCCCGCCTTTCGCGCATGCTGATGATCAATAATCCGGTTGACAGCATCTATATTGGTGGAGATCCAAATGTATCCAATACCACGGTGCCCAATATACTGGGCGATGTGACCAGCGGACAGGGCAAATTTATCTTTAGGGACGCTGCAGATTTCCCGTTGATGACCTACGCACAGCTGCAGTTGGTTAAAGCCGAAGCACTATTTATCAAAGGTGATCAGGTAAAGGCTTATGAGGCGTATATCAAAGGGATATATGCGCACATGAATTTTGTCAACAAGTACATCAATACCACCAACGAAAAATCCATCACTCAAGTTGAAGTAGATAATTACATCAAGGGTGGAGAAGTACCGCTCTCTGCTACGGATTTGACTTTAGCCGATATCATGGGCCAGAAGTATATTGTACAATGGGGCTGGGGAGGTCTTGAGCAATGGTGTGATTTAAGAAAATATCATTATAGCACGGAGATCTTTAAGCAGTTTATCCCCTTGGCGGGCAGCCAGCTTACCTACAATGACTATTGCTATCGTGTACGGCCGCGTTATAATTCGGAATACGTATGGAATGCGTCGGAACTTGAACGATGGGGCGCGCTAGAGCCCGAATATGTGATTAAGCCAACTTGGTTTGTTACTTCGACCTATTAA
- a CDS encoding DUF4397 domain-containing protein gives MKNFKKILFLALGAVGLYSCEKSIQDFGQVDFLGADDVIVKINMASIYPDDRYMYVKFDGQRVTSRIRGREPFPGGGYNTRGDSRPDFLKWKSGNVKVQVALPHKTDDGRDSIILAESSVSLAAGKRYTIHITDTAQNTKMILNEEDLSRPDSTQARYRFTNLMPNVPSIDLYYGAAATGSANAIAIQDSLVAKDVKYLETSPYFQLNRIATRTWKIRKAGSPVTNGTVIASYSNAGSILDRRSYVVYALGYDGFTSTIMKPYVSFFLVR, from the coding sequence ATGAAGAATTTCAAAAAAATACTATTTCTTGCTTTAGGTGCTGTTGGCCTATATTCATGCGAGAAATCCATTCAGGACTTTGGACAAGTAGATTTTCTCGGCGCTGACGATGTCATTGTGAAGATCAATATGGCTTCGATTTATCCAGACGACCGCTATATGTATGTCAAATTTGATGGGCAGCGTGTTACATCACGCATCCGGGGACGTGAACCTTTTCCTGGTGGTGGTTATAATACACGCGGAGACTCGCGACCTGATTTTTTAAAGTGGAAATCTGGAAACGTAAAGGTACAGGTCGCCCTGCCCCATAAAACCGATGATGGGCGCGATTCTATTATTTTAGCTGAATCATCTGTCAGCCTGGCTGCCGGCAAGCGCTATACCATACATATTACCGATACGGCACAGAACACAAAAATGATCTTGAATGAAGAGGATCTTTCACGTCCCGACAGTACGCAGGCCAGATATCGCTTTACCAATCTGATGCCCAATGTTCCATCGATTGATCTCTACTACGGCGCCGCGGCCACTGGAAGCGCAAATGCTATTGCAATTCAAGATTCGCTTGTCGCTAAAGACGTTAAATACCTCGAAACAAGTCCCTATTTCCAGCTGAACCGTATTGCCACGCGCACCTGGAAGATTCGCAAAGCAGGGTCTCCGGTCACAAATGGTACCGTTATCGCCTCCTATAGCAATGCCGGTTCTATCCTGGACCGCCGATCGTATGTCGTTTATGCCTTGGGCTATGATGGATTTACCAGTACCATTATGAAGCCCTATGTTTCATTTTTCTTAGTTCGATAG
- a CDS encoding AI-2E family transporter translates to MLKLPMTSIYKKTAAVCIVVLLFLMMTVLFVKATTLLLLLFGGILFSILFHAISAKIRQWTGWHTKVSLLLAIVWVVVFCSGISYFIGNTAVTQYKELAATLPEMIDNLQRYLANTNWGSYLIDNIDSAEDQMNTIIQHLPQVFSGTFGFFGDLYAFLFLGIFIMISPREYMIGILSLFPDQNKQTVETVLDKVGEQLKIWLKVQLLDMLFVFTLTAISLLILGIDLWLILALIAGLLTFIPNLGPTLALVPAALVGLLDGPATALYIIAIFVGVQMIESAVFAPFVQKKMLSLPPAMVLFFQLLMGTLTGPLGLLFATPILVAIVNFVNEIYVMRVLKQETAGELIEEMEHLKQEN, encoded by the coding sequence ATGCTCAAATTGCCTATGACTTCTATTTACAAAAAAACTGCAGCAGTGTGTATCGTTGTGTTACTTTTTTTGATGATGACCGTTCTATTCGTCAAAGCAACCACGTTGTTACTCTTGCTATTCGGTGGAATACTATTTTCTATACTTTTTCATGCCATCTCTGCCAAAATAAGACAATGGACAGGCTGGCATACCAAGGTATCCCTGTTGCTCGCTATCGTTTGGGTGGTTGTCTTCTGTAGTGGCATATCCTATTTTATTGGCAATACTGCGGTAACCCAATATAAAGAACTTGCTGCCACATTACCCGAAATGATTGACAATTTACAGCGTTACCTTGCCAATACAAACTGGGGCTCTTATCTGATCGACAACATCGACAGTGCCGAAGATCAGATGAATACCATCATTCAGCATCTGCCACAGGTGTTCAGCGGTACCTTTGGCTTTTTTGGAGACCTTTACGCTTTCCTATTTTTAGGCATATTTATTATGATCTCCCCCAGAGAATATATGATCGGCATCCTCAGCCTCTTTCCAGATCAAAACAAGCAAACCGTCGAAACGGTGTTAGATAAAGTAGGTGAGCAACTGAAGATATGGTTGAAAGTACAGCTGTTGGATATGCTCTTTGTTTTTACACTTACCGCGATATCATTGCTTATTTTAGGTATCGACCTTTGGTTAATTTTGGCCTTGATTGCAGGACTGTTGACCTTCATTCCCAATTTAGGTCCAACACTGGCACTCGTACCAGCTGCATTGGTCGGTCTGCTGGATGGCCCCGCAACGGCCTTGTATATTATCGCTATTTTCGTTGGCGTTCAAATGATAGAATCTGCAGTATTCGCACCTTTTGTCCAAAAGAAAATGCTGTCCTTACCGCCTGCTATGGTGCTCTTTTTTCAGTTGTTAATGGGCACACTCACAGGCCCCTTAGGTCTACTATTTGCAACACCCATCTTGGTCGCTATAGTCAATTTTGTCAATGAGATCTATGTCATGAGGGTATTGAAGCAAGAGACAGCAGGCGAGCTGATCGAAGAAATGGAACATCTGAAACAGGAAAATTGA
- a CDS encoding SusC/RagA family TonB-linked outer membrane protein has protein sequence MKKSMLILVSLLSTYGVALAQRIVTGKVTTTDGSALGGVTIIEKGKNTQSITNTSGMYKITVQEDATLIFRHVGYTQLEKAIQGQSVLNVSLSENSSSLDEVVVTAFGVKRDRKTLGYSTPIVAGSDVSETQRESFFQGLQGRVPGLSINSTSGMPGASAQIVLRGFASISGDNNALIVVDGVPINNSTLNENDLASNGANRDLDYSNRAMDINPDDIETYTILKGPEATAQFGSQGAGGAILITTKKGKAGRFTVNYSLSGRVETVNKYPERQYVYSQGTNGTYAGTSSYAMGPKYPEGTTLYKDNVNNFFRTGYNQKHNLSFEGGSEKVTYRWSNEYSNNTGIVPNTSYKRFSTRLNGTAKFNDKLEFNTSFNYINTQNDKARKGNTGYLITMMRFNPLYDVRDWIDEKGNRVLHNSDIYNELDNPFWEVYRNTANDDVNRILATSNITYRPTNWLSLNGIIGMDFANTLGQSVYHPQSYSGSGSSTNVRNGSMNVYQVNGRVLSGSFMATANTKIGRDISFRANLGTEFKDYNTLTNSQYGEDFYDPDFYSINNTFPSTRLAKSVANNFRTVGFLAQAGFGYLDNLLYLNLTGRLDAASRMMPNNPYFGYPSASLAFNFSDLAFFKNKVSWLSDGKYRISVGTTGKAPFKSYYTLSNLEPKLSTGGGFAYGVNGGNPNLKAEKTRDFETGLEFGFFKRRLTFDFSYFNRLSTGQIILPRLSYGSGFVLRMMNGGEVKTYGTELQVNVNPIKKTDFSWDMTFNFTQYKGKVLSLAEELPELYDSDTWVLSGVRSSVMPGYSIGTLSGTQFKRNDRGDILINAQTGLPIAGTDKYYPIGDRIPDFTLGIVNKFNYKNFYLTFLWDLRKGGDVLNGLDYRLYTYGQSVKTLNREEPRVIEGVLEDGLENTANPTINRIAVTPYSASTYYMTNIEPQMFIEKNIYAFRLRDVTLRYALPKHLTQRISSQAALSVFFTATDLFLFTNYTGLDPESNSNTAGLGGIGGYGIDYGNMAKPRGFNFGFNLRF, from the coding sequence ATGAAAAAAAGTATGCTCATACTAGTGAGCTTGCTGAGTACGTATGGCGTCGCCCTGGCCCAAAGAATCGTTACCGGTAAGGTCACTACGACAGATGGATCTGCATTGGGAGGTGTTACAATTATCGAAAAAGGTAAAAACACCCAATCCATTACTAACACGAGTGGAATGTACAAAATTACGGTACAAGAAGATGCCACCTTAATTTTTAGACATGTTGGCTACACACAACTTGAAAAAGCCATCCAAGGACAATCGGTACTTAACGTTAGCCTATCCGAAAATAGCTCATCATTAGATGAAGTCGTGGTCACCGCCTTTGGTGTCAAGCGTGACCGAAAAACGTTGGGATACTCTACCCCCATCGTCGCCGGATCTGATGTTTCCGAAACGCAACGAGAGTCCTTTTTCCAAGGACTTCAAGGCCGTGTTCCGGGCCTATCCATCAATAGCACAAGTGGTATGCCGGGGGCATCAGCACAGATCGTGTTACGGGGATTTGCTTCCATTTCTGGCGACAACAACGCGCTTATCGTTGTAGACGGCGTTCCCATCAACAATTCTACCCTGAACGAAAATGACCTCGCCAGCAATGGTGCCAATAGAGATCTCGATTACTCCAATCGCGCGATGGACATTAACCCCGACGATATCGAGACCTATACCATTTTAAAAGGTCCAGAAGCTACCGCCCAGTTTGGTAGCCAAGGTGCCGGGGGAGCCATTTTGATCACCACCAAGAAGGGAAAAGCAGGTCGGTTTACAGTCAATTATTCGCTTTCGGGCCGTGTTGAAACGGTCAATAAGTATCCCGAGCGGCAGTATGTCTATTCGCAAGGTACCAATGGTACGTATGCGGGGACTTCGAGCTACGCCATGGGGCCAAAATATCCTGAGGGGACGACACTCTACAAAGATAATGTCAACAATTTTTTCCGCACCGGCTATAACCAAAAGCATAACCTTTCTTTCGAAGGGGGGTCTGAAAAAGTCACCTACCGCTGGTCCAATGAATATAGTAACAATACTGGTATTGTTCCGAACACCAGCTACAAGCGTTTTTCAACGCGCTTAAATGGTACAGCCAAATTTAATGACAAACTGGAATTCAACACCTCTTTTAATTACATCAATACACAGAACGATAAAGCCCGAAAAGGAAATACAGGCTATTTGATAACCATGATGCGCTTTAATCCGCTTTATGACGTCCGGGACTGGATCGATGAAAAGGGTAACCGTGTACTGCACAACTCAGATATTTACAATGAGCTGGACAATCCTTTTTGGGAAGTGTACCGCAATACGGCCAATGATGATGTTAACCGCATCCTGGCGACCTCCAATATTACCTATCGGCCGACCAACTGGTTGAGCCTGAATGGGATCATCGGCATGGACTTCGCCAACACATTGGGGCAAAGCGTTTACCATCCGCAGTCCTATTCGGGATCGGGGTCGTCGACCAATGTGCGCAACGGTTCGATGAATGTCTATCAGGTCAATGGACGTGTACTTTCTGGATCATTTATGGCTACCGCCAATACAAAGATCGGCCGGGATATTAGTTTTCGGGCCAACCTAGGGACCGAATTTAAAGATTACAATACCCTTACCAATTCACAATATGGCGAGGACTTTTACGACCCCGACTTTTACAGCATCAACAATACCTTCCCAAGCACTCGTCTAGCCAAATCAGTTGCCAACAACTTTCGTACGGTCGGCTTCCTGGCACAGGCCGGATTTGGGTACCTGGACAATCTACTGTACCTAAATTTAACAGGTCGATTGGATGCGGCATCCCGCATGATGCCAAACAACCCTTATTTTGGTTACCCGTCCGCGTCGCTGGCCTTTAACTTTTCGGATCTAGCCTTTTTCAAAAACAAAGTCAGCTGGCTCAGTGATGGAAAATATCGGATCTCTGTCGGCACAACAGGGAAAGCTCCCTTTAAGAGTTACTATACCTTATCTAATTTGGAACCCAAACTTTCCACCGGCGGCGGATTTGCCTACGGCGTGAATGGTGGTAACCCAAATCTGAAAGCCGAAAAAACCAGAGATTTTGAGACAGGGCTCGAATTTGGCTTCTTCAAGCGCCGGCTTACTTTTGATTTCAGTTATTTTAATCGCCTGAGTACGGGCCAAATCATCCTACCCCGACTAAGCTATGGCTCTGGTTTTGTGTTACGGATGATGAATGGTGGTGAAGTCAAGACTTATGGTACCGAGCTGCAAGTCAACGTCAATCCCATCAAGAAAACCGATTTCAGCTGGGATATGACCTTCAACTTTACCCAATATAAAGGAAAGGTACTTTCACTGGCCGAAGAATTGCCTGAATTGTACGATTCAGATACTTGGGTCCTGAGCGGCGTGCGCTCTTCGGTCATGCCCGGCTATAGTATCGGTACATTGTCAGGCACACAGTTTAAAAGAAATGACCGTGGTGACATCTTAATTAACGCACAAACAGGGCTTCCCATCGCCGGTACCGACAAATATTACCCTATCGGTGACCGCATTCCAGACTTCACCCTCGGCATTGTCAACAAATTCAATTACAAAAACTTTTACCTTACATTCTTATGGGATCTGCGCAAAGGTGGCGATGTGCTCAATGGACTGGATTATAGGCTTTATACCTATGGACAGTCAGTAAAGACGCTAAATCGGGAAGAACCCCGCGTGATCGAGGGCGTATTGGAAGATGGACTTGAAAACACGGCCAATCCAACCATAAACCGTATTGCGGTAACCCCCTATTCCGCATCGACATATTATATGACCAATATCGAACCGCAGATGTTTATTGAGAAAAACATTTATGCTTTCAGGCTCCGGGATGTAACACTCCGTTACGCCTTACCCAAGCATCTGACACAGCGTATCTCGTCACAAGCTGCACTGAGCGTATTCTTTACCGCTACCGATCTTTTCCTTTTTACGAATTACACCGGACTGGATCCCGAGAGCAATAGTAATACCGCAGGCCTTGGCGGTATCGGCGGTTACGGTATCGATTACGGAAATATGGCTAAGCCCAGAGGTTTCAATTTTGGCTTTAACTTGAGATTTTAG
- a CDS encoding phosphodiester glycosidase family protein, which translates to MRKDGSPYIGNCVDTTKFTFEPYDLNQFSGLVSGTNWVRYRGYSVLTTSEVVQAVTAIGLSSDKKTMYALVVDGGDTNFSVGIGLNDVAALMGALDAYDAFVLNSGATSVMVQKTLTADPFNPIIWNPVSKPLTAGGSASISGVGFVKRSSIKN; encoded by the coding sequence ATCCGCAAGGACGGATCGCCTTACATTGGCAATTGTGTTGACACGACCAAATTTACTTTTGAGCCCTATGATCTGAATCAATTTAGTGGGTTGGTATCTGGCACCAACTGGGTGCGCTACCGTGGCTATAGTGTTTTGACTACCTCGGAAGTTGTGCAAGCGGTGACTGCCATAGGTCTATCTTCGGATAAAAAAACAATGTATGCCCTTGTTGTTGATGGGGGTGACACAAACTTTTCGGTGGGGATTGGCCTAAATGACGTCGCTGCTTTGATGGGAGCTTTAGATGCCTATGATGCCTTTGTATTGAATAGTGGTGCTACAAGTGTCATGGTACAAAAAACCTTAACCGCTGATCCATTCAATCCGATCATCTGGAATCCGGTATCCAAGCCGCTAACCGCAGGTGGATCGGCCAGTATCAGCGGCGTTGGATTTGTGAAACGCTCATCCATCAAAAACTGA